From the genome of Solibacillus sp. FSL H8-0538:
AGCACGCTTTTCGATAATCGTTAGTGCATCCTTTGGTGAGAAGACACTCTCATCCGCCAAAATATTTGTCAACGTATGCGCTGTAACATATTGCATACCGGCAAGATCATCGTAGTGAACAGGCTGCTCGACTAACTCAATATTGGTATTGGCATCTTCAAGAGAACAAATAATACGTACCGACTGCTTTGGTGTCCACCCTTGATTCGCATCCACACGTAATGTAATCGCTGATCCAACGGCTTCACGTATCGCAATCACACGAGCGGCATCACCTTTAGGATCCTTGCCTACCTTCACTTTGAGGATGTGAAAACCTCGCTCTACTGCGGCTAAGCTATCTTTTACCATCTCTGCCGTGTCATTCACGCTAATCGTAATGTCTGTGATTAGTTCCTTTCGATAGCCACCTAATACTTTATAAAGCGGGGTGTCATAGCGTTTCGCAAATAAATCATAAATTGCCATATCCACCGCGGCTTTAGCACTAGTGTTTTTGTAAATACTTTTGTCGAGTCGCTCCATGATTTGTGCGATATCCTCTATGTCCATTCCGATAATGGAGGGTTTTATATACGCTTCGATGGCATGGGCAATCGACGCCTTCGTCTCACCTGTAATAACTGCAGTTGGTGCCGCTTCTCCAATTCCAATCTGCCCGTCATCGGTATGCACATACACTGCTACATTTTGAATACTATGTACCGTACGTAGCGCTGTTTTAAAAGGCGTAATGAGCGGAGCCTCTACTTCGGCAACGATAATGTTTGTAATTCTCATTTTTCCACCTGCTGTCTATTTGTTATGTTAAGAACTGTAAAATGCGTAACACTTCGAAATAGTCATTCGTTACAAACTCCACTGTGTTATGCGGCTTAAATGTCGCGCCTGGATAAAACGAATTACGATATGCACGCGTATGCTCACGGTATATAATTTCTACGACGAAGCGCGTTGGCAATGTCACCTGTAGTGCCTCACGATCCA
Proteins encoded in this window:
- a CDS encoding dipeptide epimerase, coding for MRITNIIVAEVEAPLITPFKTALRTVHSIQNVAVYVHTDDGQIGIGEAAPTAVITGETKASIAHAIEAYIKPSIIGMDIEDIAQIMERLDKSIYKNTSAKAAVDMAIYDLFAKRYDTPLYKVLGGYRKELITDITISVNDTAEMVKDSLAAVERGFHILKVKVGKDPKGDAARVIAIREAVGSAITLRVDANQGWTPKQSVRIICSLEDANTNIELVEQPVHYDDLAGMQYVTAHTLTNILADESVFSPKDALTIIEKRAADLINIKLMKTGGIYQAQKLCQIAEANGIQCMIGCMLETKISVSAAAHFAAAQKNITMVDLDGPSLCMKDPIVGGPVFASERITMTDASGIGFSL